One region of Primulina tabacum isolate GXHZ01 chromosome 17, ASM2559414v2, whole genome shotgun sequence genomic DNA includes:
- the LOC142530893 gene encoding uncharacterized protein LOC142530893 isoform X1 produces MRKHGTFRFSVKTSAYVITASGVASLVYQCTDSPSHPSTRSLDFPFNFLNGVVRSSRAIFNIASCVVDYRRSLYGVPASSDEYGRVLSEIHQRSASKILKLCDANKGFYVKAGQFVAAMRQVPKEYSSTLSVLQDQAVPCNFEAIRDVIIRSLGKDLSEIFFSFNEQPVAAASIAQVHHAVLKDLQEVAVKVQYPGLQYLMKFDLATMDFLSRSVAWVRFKWLISLKFWFHWMVSEFAKNIAFELDFIQEAKNSERAAKNFKNNSMVKIPCIYWDYTSSQVLTMQFCSGKKVDDLKFLKQTGISPLEVAKALVEVFAEMIFVHGFLHGDPHPGNILVSPHGPKGFSLVILDHGIYKSLDEEFRQNYCKLWEALILMDSQAILQLGDAFGVGKFSRYFPVIFTGRTIDSKSTLGSQMLPEERKNLKQELKSLKMEDISSFMESLPPHFLAIMRTDGLLRSLVSKLGAPQTIRLLAYAKFAIRGLSQDASSVSGSAMFLVYRFKTAFKYIQLRLLLEIIELVAYMDNIRHKLATRLRRFVLSLGDLVHCLRPF; encoded by the exons ATGAGGAAACATGGAACCTTCAGGTTCAGTGTGAAGACGTCAGCATACGTCATCACCGCATCTGGTGTCGCCTCTCTCGTTTACCAGTGCACCGATTCGCCAAGCCACCCTTCCACCCGCTCCCTCGATTTCCCCTTCAACTTCCTAAACGGCGTCGTTCGCTCTTCTCGCGCCATCTTCAAC ATTGCTTCTTGCGTGGTAGATTACAGGCGTTCTCTGTACGGCGTGCCCGCAAGTTCGGATGAGTACGGGCGTGTATTATCCGAG ATTCATCAACGGTCAGCAAGCAAGATATTAAAACTATGTGATGCCAACAAAGGTTTCTATGTCAAAGCTGGTCAGTTTGTTGCAGCCATGCGTCAAGTACCCAAAGAATACTCATCTACTCTTTCGGTGTTACAAGATCAG GCAGTTCCTTGTAACTTTGAAGCCATCAGAGACGTTATAATCCGGAGTCTGGGGAAGGATTTATCAGAGAT ATTCTTCTCATTCAATGAGCAACCAGTTGCTGCTGCTTCAATCGCTCAAGTACACCATGCTGTGCTGAAAGATTTGCAAGAAGTGGCAGTCAAG GTCCAATATCCAGGACTACAATATTTGATGAAATTTGACCTTGCTACCATGGATTTTCTCTCAAGATCAGTTGCATGGGTGAGATTTAAATGGCTCATTAGCTTAAAATTTTG GTTTCATTGGATGGTTTCAGAATTTGCAAAGAATATTGCTTTTGAACTTG ATTTCATTCAAGAGGCTAAGAACTCAGAAAGAGCAGcaaaaaactttaaaaacaaCAGCATGGTCAAGATTCCTTGTATTTATTGG GATTATACAAGCAGCCAGGTTCTGACTATGCAGTTTTGCTCAGGAAAAAAG GTTGATGACTTGAAGTTTTTGAAGCAAACAGGAATTAGTCCTCTTGAG GTAGCAAAAGCCCTAGTGGAAGTGTTCGCTGAGATGATATTTGTCCATGGTTTCCTGCATGGAGACCCACATCCTGGGAATATATTAGTCTCTCCACATGGGCCCAAGGGCTTTTCATTAG TCATTCTGGATCACGGGATCTACAAGTCATTGGATGAAGAATTCCGACAGAACTATTGCAAACTCTGGGAGGCTTTAATTTTAATGGACTCGCAAGCAATATTGCAGCTAGGTGATGCCTTTGGTGTTGGGAAGTTCTCAAGATACTTTCCTGTCATATTTACTGGAAGAACCATTGACAG TAAATCTACACTTGGAAGTCAAATGCTACCTGAAGAGAGAAAAAATCTAAAGCAGGAGCTGAAGTCTCTAAAAATGGAGGACATATCTTCCTTTATGGAGTCATTACCTCCTCACTTTCTTGCCATCATGCGAACTGA CGGCCTACTAAGGTCTTTGGTCAGCAAGTTGGGTGCTCCTCAAACGATAAGACTACTGGCTTATGCTAAATTTGCAATACGTGGCCTCTCTCAAGATGCCAGTTCTGTATCAG GCTCTGCTATGTTTCTTGTCTACAGATTTAAGACAGCCTTCAAATATATACAACTGAGGTTACTTTTAG AAATAATTGAGTTGGTGGCTTACATGGATAACATCAGGCACAAATTAGCTACGAGATTGAGACGTTTCGTTTTGTCACTTGGAGATCTAGTTCATTGTTTACGTCCCTTCTGA
- the LOC142530893 gene encoding uncharacterized protein LOC142530893 isoform X3: MRKHGTFRFSVKTSAYVITASGVASLVYQCTDSPSHPSTRSLDFPFNFLNGVVRSSRAIFNIASCVVDYRRSLYGVPASSDEYGRVLSEIHQRSASKILKLCDANKGFYVKAGQFVAAMRQVPKEYSSTLSVLQDQAVPCNFEAIRDVIIRSLGKDLSEIFFSFNEQPVAAASIAQVHHAVLKDLQEVAVKLYPDYRFHWMVSEFAKNIAFELDFIQEAKNSERAAKNFKNNSMVKIPCIYWDYTSSQVLTMQFCSGKKVDDLKFLKQTGISPLEVAKALVEVFAEMIFVHGFLHGDPHPGNILVSPHGPKGFSLVILDHGIYKSLDEEFRQNYCKLWEALILMDSQAILQLGDAFGVGKFSRYFPVIFTGRTIDSKSTLGSQMLPEERKNLKQELKSLKMEDISSFMESLPPHFLAIMRTDGLLRSLVSKLGAPQTIRLLAYAKFAIRGLSQDASSVSGSAMFLVYRFKTAFKYIQLRLLLEIIELVAYMDNIRHKLATRLRRFVLSLGDLVHCLRPF, translated from the exons ATGAGGAAACATGGAACCTTCAGGTTCAGTGTGAAGACGTCAGCATACGTCATCACCGCATCTGGTGTCGCCTCTCTCGTTTACCAGTGCACCGATTCGCCAAGCCACCCTTCCACCCGCTCCCTCGATTTCCCCTTCAACTTCCTAAACGGCGTCGTTCGCTCTTCTCGCGCCATCTTCAAC ATTGCTTCTTGCGTGGTAGATTACAGGCGTTCTCTGTACGGCGTGCCCGCAAGTTCGGATGAGTACGGGCGTGTATTATCCGAG ATTCATCAACGGTCAGCAAGCAAGATATTAAAACTATGTGATGCCAACAAAGGTTTCTATGTCAAAGCTGGTCAGTTTGTTGCAGCCATGCGTCAAGTACCCAAAGAATACTCATCTACTCTTTCGGTGTTACAAGATCAG GCAGTTCCTTGTAACTTTGAAGCCATCAGAGACGTTATAATCCGGAGTCTGGGGAAGGATTTATCAGAGAT ATTCTTCTCATTCAATGAGCAACCAGTTGCTGCTGCTTCAATCGCTCAAGTACACCATGCTGTGCTGAAAGATTTGCAAGAAGTGGCAGTCAAG CTTTATCCTGATTACAGGTTTCATTGGATGGTTTCAGAATTTGCAAAGAATATTGCTTTTGAACTTG ATTTCATTCAAGAGGCTAAGAACTCAGAAAGAGCAGcaaaaaactttaaaaacaaCAGCATGGTCAAGATTCCTTGTATTTATTGG GATTATACAAGCAGCCAGGTTCTGACTATGCAGTTTTGCTCAGGAAAAAAG GTTGATGACTTGAAGTTTTTGAAGCAAACAGGAATTAGTCCTCTTGAG GTAGCAAAAGCCCTAGTGGAAGTGTTCGCTGAGATGATATTTGTCCATGGTTTCCTGCATGGAGACCCACATCCTGGGAATATATTAGTCTCTCCACATGGGCCCAAGGGCTTTTCATTAG TCATTCTGGATCACGGGATCTACAAGTCATTGGATGAAGAATTCCGACAGAACTATTGCAAACTCTGGGAGGCTTTAATTTTAATGGACTCGCAAGCAATATTGCAGCTAGGTGATGCCTTTGGTGTTGGGAAGTTCTCAAGATACTTTCCTGTCATATTTACTGGAAGAACCATTGACAG TAAATCTACACTTGGAAGTCAAATGCTACCTGAAGAGAGAAAAAATCTAAAGCAGGAGCTGAAGTCTCTAAAAATGGAGGACATATCTTCCTTTATGGAGTCATTACCTCCTCACTTTCTTGCCATCATGCGAACTGA CGGCCTACTAAGGTCTTTGGTCAGCAAGTTGGGTGCTCCTCAAACGATAAGACTACTGGCTTATGCTAAATTTGCAATACGTGGCCTCTCTCAAGATGCCAGTTCTGTATCAG GCTCTGCTATGTTTCTTGTCTACAGATTTAAGACAGCCTTCAAATATATACAACTGAGGTTACTTTTAG AAATAATTGAGTTGGTGGCTTACATGGATAACATCAGGCACAAATTAGCTACGAGATTGAGACGTTTCGTTTTGTCACTTGGAGATCTAGTTCATTGTTTACGTCCCTTCTGA
- the LOC142530893 gene encoding uncharacterized protein LOC142530893 isoform X2 → MRKHGTFRFSVKTSAYVITASGVASLVYQCTDSPSHPSTRSLDFPFNFLNGVVRSSRAIFNIASCVVDYRRSLYGVPASSDEYGRVLSEIHQRSASKILKLCDANKGFYVKAGQFVAAMRQVPKEYSSTLSVLQDQAVPCNFEAIRDVIIRSLGKDLSEIFFSFNEQPVAAASIAQVHHAVLKDLQEVAVKVQYPGLQYLMKFDLATMDFLSRSVAWLYPDYRFHWMVSEFAKNIAFELDFIQEAKNSERAAKNFKNNSMVKIPCIYWDYTSSQVLTMQFCSGKKVDDLKFLKQTGISPLEVAKALVEVFAEMIFVHGFLHGDPHPGNILVSPHGPKGFSLVILDHGIYKSLDEEFRQNYCKLWEALILMDSQAILQLGDAFGVGKFSRYFPVIFTGRTIDSKSTLGSQMLPEERKNLKQELKSLKMEDISSFMESLPPHFLAIMRTDGLLRSLVSKLGAPQTIRLLAYAKFAIRGLSQDASSVSGSAMFLVYRFKTAFKYIQLRLLLEIIELVAYMDNIRHKLATRLRRFVLSLGDLVHCLRPF, encoded by the exons ATGAGGAAACATGGAACCTTCAGGTTCAGTGTGAAGACGTCAGCATACGTCATCACCGCATCTGGTGTCGCCTCTCTCGTTTACCAGTGCACCGATTCGCCAAGCCACCCTTCCACCCGCTCCCTCGATTTCCCCTTCAACTTCCTAAACGGCGTCGTTCGCTCTTCTCGCGCCATCTTCAAC ATTGCTTCTTGCGTGGTAGATTACAGGCGTTCTCTGTACGGCGTGCCCGCAAGTTCGGATGAGTACGGGCGTGTATTATCCGAG ATTCATCAACGGTCAGCAAGCAAGATATTAAAACTATGTGATGCCAACAAAGGTTTCTATGTCAAAGCTGGTCAGTTTGTTGCAGCCATGCGTCAAGTACCCAAAGAATACTCATCTACTCTTTCGGTGTTACAAGATCAG GCAGTTCCTTGTAACTTTGAAGCCATCAGAGACGTTATAATCCGGAGTCTGGGGAAGGATTTATCAGAGAT ATTCTTCTCATTCAATGAGCAACCAGTTGCTGCTGCTTCAATCGCTCAAGTACACCATGCTGTGCTGAAAGATTTGCAAGAAGTGGCAGTCAAG GTCCAATATCCAGGACTACAATATTTGATGAAATTTGACCTTGCTACCATGGATTTTCTCTCAAGATCAGTTGCATGG CTTTATCCTGATTACAGGTTTCATTGGATGGTTTCAGAATTTGCAAAGAATATTGCTTTTGAACTTG ATTTCATTCAAGAGGCTAAGAACTCAGAAAGAGCAGcaaaaaactttaaaaacaaCAGCATGGTCAAGATTCCTTGTATTTATTGG GATTATACAAGCAGCCAGGTTCTGACTATGCAGTTTTGCTCAGGAAAAAAG GTTGATGACTTGAAGTTTTTGAAGCAAACAGGAATTAGTCCTCTTGAG GTAGCAAAAGCCCTAGTGGAAGTGTTCGCTGAGATGATATTTGTCCATGGTTTCCTGCATGGAGACCCACATCCTGGGAATATATTAGTCTCTCCACATGGGCCCAAGGGCTTTTCATTAG TCATTCTGGATCACGGGATCTACAAGTCATTGGATGAAGAATTCCGACAGAACTATTGCAAACTCTGGGAGGCTTTAATTTTAATGGACTCGCAAGCAATATTGCAGCTAGGTGATGCCTTTGGTGTTGGGAAGTTCTCAAGATACTTTCCTGTCATATTTACTGGAAGAACCATTGACAG TAAATCTACACTTGGAAGTCAAATGCTACCTGAAGAGAGAAAAAATCTAAAGCAGGAGCTGAAGTCTCTAAAAATGGAGGACATATCTTCCTTTATGGAGTCATTACCTCCTCACTTTCTTGCCATCATGCGAACTGA CGGCCTACTAAGGTCTTTGGTCAGCAAGTTGGGTGCTCCTCAAACGATAAGACTACTGGCTTATGCTAAATTTGCAATACGTGGCCTCTCTCAAGATGCCAGTTCTGTATCAG GCTCTGCTATGTTTCTTGTCTACAGATTTAAGACAGCCTTCAAATATATACAACTGAGGTTACTTTTAG AAATAATTGAGTTGGTGGCTTACATGGATAACATCAGGCACAAATTAGCTACGAGATTGAGACGTTTCGTTTTGTCACTTGGAGATCTAGTTCATTGTTTACGTCCCTTCTGA